CACCCATCGTCTtcaacctctctctctctctctctctctcatatcACTCTCTTTCTAGGGTGTCTTTCTTTGGGTCTACTGCATTATCTTACTCCGTAATGGACGATCCCACGGGTTCGCCGCTTAGAAACCAATCGGCTTCTTCATCATCTCAGCTTAATGTTCCTTCCACGATGCCACGACCTTCTGTGAATCTGGAAACCCTTACTCCATCGGACCATGTTAATCGCTTGATAAATTCTAATCATTACGTTTCCCCATCGAGAACGATTTTTTCCGATAGGTTCATTCCCAGTAGATCCAGCTCGAATTTTGCCCTTTTTAAAATCTCTTCGTCTTCCCCTCCACCGTCGGGGAATCCTCCGACGCCTGATGGCGGGAAGGAGGATAGTTCCAGTGCTTATGCTTCACTTCTCCGCACTGCGCTTTTCGGGCCTCACACGCCGGATAAAAGGGATTCGCCGGGACGCAATATTTTCCGGTTCAAGTCGGAGACGAGACAGTCAATGCACTCGCTTTCTCCTTTTGGATTTGATGAAGAACGACCTGGCGTTAGCCATAGTCCGGTTAAGACTCCAAGGAAGGTCCCAAGATCCCCTTATAAGGTAAGCGAAATTATATCTTGAAGAAGGGGTTTTCAGATTTTGAagatttatttgaattttttggaTACATCGTCACTGGATTTTGATTGATTTAGGTATTAGACGCACCTGCATTGCaagatgatttttatttgaatttggtGGATTGGTCGGCGCATAACGTATTGGCAGTGGGGTTGGGGAATTGTGTCTATTTATGGAATGCTTGTAGCAGCAAGGTTAGTCTGGATTTTCAAAAGACTTGCTGTCTTTTTAGCTCTTTTGCACATAtgaaaatttaatataatttttcattttttctcctTGATTTGAAGTAGGTGACAAAATTATGTGATTTGGGGATTGATGATAGTGTATGTTCAGTGGGATGGGCTCAACGCGGGACACATCTAGCGGTTGGAACGAGCAATGGAAAAGTCCAGGTTAGTAATTATTGCCCTGTTCTTTTGCAAGTTTTTGAATTTCAGCTGTTATTTTAGTTGTATTGTTTCTCTGGATCTATACACCATTGAAGCATATGACCTTTCAAAAGAGTAGCAACAGAGTTAGGTTGAAGAAGTGGGAATTGGGGGTGGGAATAAGAATTCAACGGCGACTTTTGGATAAAAACATACGTTTCAAGCTATTGAATGCTAAAAGAAAACTccaaaccaaaaaaataaatgcTAAAAGGAAACTAGCAGATTTTTCATATCGTGAATGCAAATTGTAACTAGATGGAGAAGCTGTAGTGGTAAATTATTGAATTCGTATCCATCACTAGATCTATATGAGTTTCTCTTTTATGCTTTAGAGGACACATTCAGCTACTATAGTTTTCTGTTGTAGTCCTACTTATCTGTTTCTAAGTTTAAATTGTCCTTGAGTGCCACATCATTTTTGGGTTAATTCTGAGCTCTGAACTGAGGATGCAAGAATAGGCATCTAATTCGCGACCGGCTGTCTATTGAGTCCTAGATGAATCTTGAAGGCGACTGGCTCAGCTCATTATAAGCTTGTTTTCAATGAATCAACAATGTAGTTGGTGAatcaaaattttgatttgataccTTTGCTGCATTTACTGTAGCAAGATTATGTTCGAAGCTTTAGGATTTATCATTTAATCATTGGCAAGCATTTGAAAGTGAGGCTAATACATCACTCAGGCCTTTTTGAGAAACTGAAATTTTATCGAAAAGAACATTATTTGCTATAAAGCTCCAGCTCAACTATTTCCTATGGTTTTTTGGAAGCCTAAACTAGTGGGTTTTAGAGTATTAAGGAGACATGTCATATTAATTTTACAATCATGTTAAACACATC
The DNA window shown above is from Euphorbia lathyris chromosome 1, ddEupLath1.1, whole genome shotgun sequence and carries:
- the LOC136210680 gene encoding B-type cell cycle switch protein ccs52A-like isoform X1, with amino-acid sequence MDDPTGSPLRNQSASSSSQLNVPSTMPRPSVNLETLTPSDHVNRLINSNHYVSPSRTIFSDRFIPSRSSSNFALFKISSSSPPPSGNPPTPDGGKEDSSSAYASLLRTALFGPHTPDKRDSPGRNIFRFKSETRQSMHSLSPFGFDEERPGVSHSPVKTPRKVPRSPYKVLDAPALQDDFYLNLVDWSAHNVLAVGLGNCVYLWNACSSKVTKLCDLGIDDSVCSVGWAQRGTHLAVGTSNGKVQIWDASRCKRVRTMEGHRLRVGALAWSSSLLSSGSRDKSILQRDIRAQEDFVSKLSGHKSEVCGLKWSYDNRELASGGNDNRLFVWNQHATQPVLKYSEHTAAVKAIAWSPHLHGLLASGGGTADRCIRFWNTTTNSHLSCMDTGSQVCNLVWSKNVNELVSTHGYSQNQIIVWRYPNMSKLATLTGHTYRVLYLAISPDGQTIVTGAGDETLRFWNVFPSPKSQTTDSEIGASSLGRTTIR
- the LOC136210680 gene encoding B-type cell cycle switch protein ccs52A-like isoform X2, whose protein sequence is MDDPTGSPLRNQSASSSSQLNVPSTMPRPSVNLETLTPSDHVNRLINSNHYVSPSRTIFSDRFIPSRSSSNFALFKISSSSPPPSGNPPTPDGGKEDSSSAYASLLRTALFGPHTPDKRDSPGRNIFRFKSETRQSMHSLSPFGFDEERPGVSHSPVKTPRKVPRSPYKVLDAPALQDDFYLNLVDWSAHNVLAVGLGNCVYLWNACSSKVTKLCDLGIDDSVCSVGWAQRGTHLAVGTSNGKVQIWDASRCKRVRTMEGHRLRVGALAWSSSLLSSGSRDKSILQRDIRAQEDFVSKLSGHKSEVCGLKWSYDNRELASGGNDNRLFVWNQHATQPVLKYSEHTAAVKAIAWSPHLHGLLASGGGTADRCIRFWNTTTNSHLSCMDTGSQLI